The Astatotilapia calliptera chromosome 17, fAstCal1.2, whole genome shotgun sequence genome has a segment encoding these proteins:
- the fbxo7 gene encoding F-box only protein 7 translates to MKSRGCFPGSSRIMKLRVRINRQTSRVELLGEDPSLKELRDHIQEMLLSSHGLSSDTEFGLSLNGSKLLTDTSQTLASCGIVSGDLICVHLPQSEATAAAGSTSSASSTSSTYTAAKSSANQRQSQQTPIMASTQPSSSSSVSGAAGPAVLSESQPSCEMLDSESSASIWEPMLCSEAEEGQAPLSLELLYHTAQPTSPNDAIMVAGHLLMLETGFIAQGTELKPGEMPAGWRCAGGVYKLQYTHPLCESSLASVVAVCMGPMLVMNTTLKVTETVDTVRKLCLNASSYVTNEWPGGSAAAAFKDLSKLSRLFKDQLAYPLIATAREAMALPVAFGLPALPPELLLRVLRLLDVRSVVRLSAVSRHFNVATADSSLWRHLYRRDFADSGSGRSRDTDWKELYKKSYKFRSELRNAAPTRPPPLLPFHPGDIFHPIPYPHFPPVPGIIGGEYDQRPNLPHGLLPRPRYDPIGPLADPHRRPRHDFHRIRPTGGRPSDIRRGFI, encoded by the exons ATGAAGAGTCGTGGATGTTTTCCCGGTAGTTCACG cATCATGAAGCTGCGAGTTCGAATCAACAGGCAGACCAGCCGGGTGGAGTTACTTGGAGAAGATCCCAGTTTGAAAGAGCTCAGAGATCACATCCAGGAGATGCTGTTGTCCTCACATGGACTCAG TTCAGACACAGAGTTTGGTTTGTCTCTGAACGGCTCCAAGCTGCTCACGGACACTTCTCAGACTTTGGCATCCTGCGGCATCGTGTCCGGAGATTTGATCTGTGTCCATCTGCCTCAGTCTGAAGCCACAGCTGCCGCCGGTTCAACCAGCTCAGCCTCGTCTACAAGCTCCACCTACACGGCAGCCAAGAGCTCTGCAAACCAGAGGCAAAGCCAGCAGACCCCCATCATGGCCTCCACTCAG ccgagcagcagcagcagtgtcagTGGGGCTGCCGGTCCTGCAGTCCTTTCAGAGTCCCAGCCGTCCTGTGAGATGCTGGACTCTGAATCTTCAGCCTCCATCTGGGAGCCAATGCTGTGCAGTGAGGCCGAGGAGGGTCAGGCACCACTCTCTCTGGAGCTCCTGTACCACACGGCCCAGCCAACAAGTCCCAATGATGCCATCATGGTGGCCGGACATCTCCTGATGCTCGAGACTGGGTTCATTGCTCAG GGCACCGAGCTGAAGCCCGGTGAGATGCCTGCTGGATGGAGGTGTGCAGGTGGAGTCTACAAGCTGCAGTACACTCATCCTCTGTGTGAGAGCAGCCTGGCCTCGGTGGTGGCTGTGTGCATGGGCCCAATGCTCGTCATGAACA CGACTCTGAAGGTTACAGAAACGGTCGACACTGTCCGCAAACTATGTCTGAATGCATCCAGCTACGTGACCAATGAGTGGCCAG GAGGAAGTGCTGCAGCAGCATTTAAAGACCTCAGCAAACTGTCCCGACTCTTCAAAGACCAGCTGGCGTACCCACTGATCGCCACCGCCAGAGAAG CGATGGCTCTCCCCGTGGCGTTCGGTCTGCCTGCTCTTCCTCCGGAGCTGCTCCTCCGAGTCCTCCGCCTGCTCGACGTTCGCTCTGTGGTCAGACTGTCGGCGGTAAGCCGGCACTTCAACGTCGCCACAGCAGACTCGTCGCTGTGGAGACACCTGTACCGCCGCGACTTCGCAG ATTCAGGCTCAGGCAGatccagagacacagactggaAAGAG cTCTACAAAAAGTCGTACAAGTTTCGCTCTGAACTTCGAAACGCTGCCCCGacccgccccccccccctcctgccTTTCCATCCAGGAGACATCTTCCACCCCATCCCCTACCCTCACTTCCCCCCGGTGCCGGGCATCATCGGTGGAGAATACGATCAGCGACCAAACCTGCCCCACGGCCTACTCCCCCGCCCCCGCTACGACCCCATAGGCCCGCTCGCAGACCCGCACAGACGACCTCGCCACGACTTCCACAGAATCCGACCAACAGGAGGGCGACCTTCAGACATCCGACGAGGATTCATCTGA